Genomic segment of Schistocerca piceifrons isolate TAMUIC-IGC-003096 chromosome 1, iqSchPice1.1, whole genome shotgun sequence:
ATCCTTTACTAAAAATGTAAATGGATAAACATTCCTTTTCTGCACTTTGCTTTTAATATACTGGAAGTCAGGTAGGTTGCCATTTTCGCACCAAttactgaaactacattcatcacgttccagtagctgttgaacacgatcttcaggattcttcctttccttaggaactggtactgtgtgataagaaggttggaGTCTAGTGAAGCAGGGTTACAAACCGTCGGttttgaccaatgatgtcatacattagtcatagatagtaatgtcttcacttcgaggcatagataataaaacagttctgtgttccagataaggccggtattacactatcaaatttctttgtcaacgatttgatcaaagatgtgatcaaatattctgtcaaatatatttgacaaagatctttgacgtagcgctagaaatttttcgtcaaagttcaagatggctgacaacaacttgttattaaccgcagcagttgcacgtaccacaattgcattgtgtgcacatgtggaaaagaagtggaagaaaaaaaggaaccatacatatgaggttgacagtcttaaattcctgggattacaacttgataataaattcagctgggaggagcacaccacagaactgcagagacgctttaacaaatctgtatttgcaattcgagtgttagcatacataggcaacataaaatgaaaaagcttgcatactttgcctactttcattccataatgtcataagggataatattttggggtaagtcttgaagtcaaacaaaagttttcagagtccaaaagcgtgaaacacgtattatttgtggagtaaattcacggcaaattattgaagatgagtgttcctgagtagtggacccctttttgaactaaagtaagtgcttttaagtccttgtgcagatcctttttgttcctggtattgtatatatgaactgagttgtttgctggaaaaagagatatattatttaggacaaatgtcattaaggagtaaatatactgagagccaGTTGTTAGTATACCGTTCTTtgagaggtttctgcaggacgtccgtgaatttactccacaaataatacgtatttcactcttttggactctgaaaatttttgtttgacttcaagacttaccccaaaatattatcccatatgacattatggaatgaaagtaggcaaagtatgcaagctttttcattttatgttgcctatgtatgctaacactcgaattgcaaatacagatttgttaaggcgtttctgcagttctgtggtgtgctcctcccaactgaatttattatcaagttgtaatcccaggaatttaagactgtcaacctcgtatgtatggttcctttttttcccccacttcttttccacatgtgcacacaatgcaattgtggtacgtgcaactgctgcggttaataacaagttgccagccatcttgaaatttgacgaaaaatttgatgacagtgtaataccccttctagcactacgtcaaagacctttgtcaaatatatttgacagaatatttgatcacatcttttatcaaatctttgacaaagaaatttgatagtgtaataccggcctaagcagtatcattgtacattaaaataattgaatgtgattctAAAAGTGATCGCTTCATATTGCTGAAAATGTTCTTCATGTGATTTAACTAAATTAATTGGGTGTTTCTTATTCGTTCGGTACctaatttcttttggagtgatattgaggtaatttggactattagtttcttattgtagaacaattttggTGTCTTATTTTCGTTTGTTGGAATGGATTTGTCTTTTGCAATTGACCTTGATGATTTACGACAAGCTATGGGCGAAGACATGTTGACCACAACTAGTTGCTTGCaaatatattttcttattgctGAAtacgttcgatgtcgtgagtgcggcgaacatatgcgcctcaccaGTGTATCTCGTCGCCATACTTCACGACTTATTTGTATAGAGGTGCAGCAGAGATAGGTTGTGGCGATCCATTAGGAGGGGAATGTGGTTCGAGAAATCTAAGCTCACCctgagagacattatgaaaatcgCTTGCTGTTGGTGTTTAAGGTATCCTATGTGACTCTGTGTGCATGAATGTTGTGTGACTATGGTAGTAGACtggtactctttttgtagggaagtttgtggggaatacatGAAATATAGGGGGCCGTTTGGGGGGGCCGGGTGTTATGGTCGAAACTGACGAATCACATTTTGGCAGAAGTaagtacaacaggggggaacctccggtgggattatgggtttggggggcaGTTGTTTCAGGTCAGCATTGGGACAATGTAGTGTTCAAAGTAGTACTGAATAGAAGTAAGGAAGTTTAGGTTAGCTTAATTGACAATCACGTTGAAGAGGTTTCTATTGTTATTTCAGATGGATTTTCTTCATATAGTGATTTAGGGGATAGGGGTTATCAACATTTTGTTGTAAATCACAACACTGAGTTTAGACCAATATCCACAGAGGCTTGCACAAATAGTatagagggttattggtcagcAGTGAACTCTCTTGTAGGGAAAGGGAAACGTCAGATTTCGACACTTCAAAGCCACTTAAACGAGTATTTGTGGAGACACAGTATTCTGCGGACATATTGcccatttaaatgttttattaaacataTTGGCAAACTGTACCATCTCAAATATCTCAGCTAATTTCacaatttgggagggggggggggggagggggaggagagcaagggggggtatgaatgtgtgtgtgtgtgtgtgtgtgtgtgtgtgtgagagagagagagagagagagagagagagagagagagttttcgtAATGTTGTGTTTGTTGTGAATGTAGGTACGTGATTTTCGTTAATGTCTTTCTAGGCAAACTTCGGTTGTTCCACGATATTTCCGtctggtaagttcacttttccatttgcttcttttactgtatttcactattttgacgtatttcattgttttattactCCAATATGTGTATTTTTGTGTAGTGAAGTACGTTATAGAAATTTCTCCGTTGTCGATCTTCTTTCTTTTCCCAGATCTAGTATCAGTACAATATTTTCGAATCTGTACTTGCTATATTAAAGGCGAAATCCCCCACACAACTAAAATTTATATCCCATCCTTCACTTCACCTTTACACTGACGCTATATATGTCAATTGGAGAGCAAGAAACAAATGTTGCacatagctatatagctcaagtacaGAATGGGATACTATTGGCGTCTAAGGCGACAAAAAAAtttaccccatagtgaagtacgggatacaaattgtatatgtgtcGTCCTATTGCCTCTTCatgtagttcaactgaggtacagatTACAAATGTAACGTGcgtctatttccacctttttgTTAGCAGTGTACATACACAGAGATCAACGGAAGTATGGTATAAAAATATTACGTACGTAGCCCCTTCTGTCATGAATAATACTGATATGTATGCAAGAACAGACTGTTAGTGATAgtgagaggccggccgctgtgaccgagtggttctaggcgcttcagcgcggaaccgtgctgctgctacggtcgcaggttcgaatcctgcttcaggcatggatgtgtgtgatgtctttaggtaggttaggtttaagtagttctaagtctaggggactgctgacctcagatgttaagtcccatagtgcctagagcctttttttttacagtggagatgaaataaacaacacatctacaatttgtatcctgtgtTCCATTTAGGGCTTACTGAAGCAGAGGATACATCGTTCAAATAgacaacaggacagtaatgctagtgaaaatgaagaaatcgatgaacgctaaacttgtatcccgcACTGCACTTAAGCAATAGAGTTCGAATGAGCTTCGAGATACAGCTCATGTATATgtgacgtgatgtattctttgctactaatatatttcattaattatttcgttttattttccAGTAAAATAATAAGATACAAATACATGAGATCGTTAACAATAAAATACTACTGGCCTTTATAAATGTCAACTATAGTTTTCGTCTCTcgcattcatttttttctgaacattcttctcagctcttacatctgtgtaataaatgctctctggccaattctgatgtcattggtcaaagctgacgggttgtatccctgcttcactagacccgaagGTTGATTAGAAAATATAGTTGAAGTTGCATCATTTGttatttttggtatttttcgtggcacatgtattggttcactattttccacaggaaaaatgtCTTCCCTGACCACAAACCTAGGTTCAAAATACTTAATGCATACCACAGTTTTATCGTTAACTTCAAAATTATCTCTATGAATTAGTTtaatctatactactggccattaaaattgctacacaacgaagatgacgtgctacaaacacgaaatttaaccaacaggaagaagatgtagtgatacgcaaatgattagcttttcagagcattcatacaaggttggcgctggtggcgacacctactacgtgctggaaagtttccaaccgatttctcatacacaaacagcagttgaccggcgttgcctggtgaaacgttgttgtggtgcctcgtgtagggaggagaaatgtgtaccatcacgtttccgactttgataaaggtcggattgtagcctttcgcgattgcggtttatcgtatcgcgacattgctgctcgcgttggtcgagatccaatgaatgactgttagcagaatatggaatcggtcggttcaggagggtaatacggaacgcagtgctggatcccaacagccttgtatcactagcagtcgagatgacagacctcttatctgcattgctgtaacggatcgtgcagccacgtctagatcccttagtcaacagatggggacgtttgcaagacaacaaccatctgcacgaacagttcgacgacgtttggagcagcatggactgtcagctcgtagaccatggctgcagttacccttgacgctgcatcacagacaggattgcctgcgatggtgtactcaacgacgaacctgggtgcatgaatggcaaaacatcattttttttttttcagatgaatccaggttctgtttacagcatcatgatggtcgcatccgtgtttggcgacatcgcggtgaacgcacattggaagcgtgtattcgtcatcgccatactggcgtatcacgcggcgtgatggtatggggtgccattggttacacatctcggtcacctcttgttcacattgacggcactttgaacagtggacgttacatttcagatttgttacgacccatggctctacccttcattcgatccctgcgaaaccctacatttcagcaggatattgcaggtcctgtacgggcctttctggacacagaaaatatacgactgctgccctgaccagcaccgtctccacatctctcaccaactgaaaacgtctggtcaatggtggccaagcaactggttcgttacaatacgccagtcactgctcttgatgaactgtggtatcgtgttgaagctgcatggtagctgtacctgtacacaccttccaagctctgtttgattcaatgcccaggcgtatcaaggtcgttattacggccagaggtggttgttctgggtactgatttctcacgatctatgcacccaaattgcgtgaaaatgtaatcgcatgtcagttctagtataatatatgtctaatgaatacccatttatcatctgcatttcttcttggtctagcaattttaatgggcagtggtgTACTTTTCCTCAATGCTGTTTCTTTTGGAAACTTAAATGTTGAATTATCGTATGTTATGCCGTAATTGGATTTACATCCTGGTACACAACAGCTACGACCCATCGCAAGACCAGTTTACACTTTAATTTATTCCGATCTTATCAGAGAatctagaaaataaatactagCATAGCACTTGTGACGACATTCACAGCATATAGCATAAATAATTGGTAGTAATAAATGCTTTCGCTAATAATCTTTCGAACGTCACGTAtacaatgttacacacacacacacacacacacacacacacacacacgttacggAAACACATGCACGGCTTGTTTGTTTCCCCCACGATTGCCGCCATATTGTCAACTATCGATATCTGCCGTAAGGCTCgatttattgtaggtggtcttaACAAGAGAGCAGGAGTAAGTGGGAGTAACTTCCAGATGTCTGGCGACAGATTGGACATACTAATGCTCGCAGTTTAGTTCTGTAATATCAGGAAGCACAATTAGTAAAATGTTATAGAAACTTGTGAAGCAATTATGTCTACTTGGGAAGGAGCTTTTCAGGCAATTAGCGTACATTTTTTAACGCTTTACGTTAATTTTGTGAAACTGACATGCATTTCGCAAACCTCTTCCTAATCATTGCAGGAATACGACGTATTTTtcgaatttcgaacatttttcaaAACTACTACGCAACAAAATATATTCTGTACGTTCCAGTTAATGAAATAAACAATGAGGTAGAGAATCCTCCGTTAACCATCATATATTAGCATATCCAATGATTATCCTTGCATAAGCCTATTACAATTCTTGTCTGATAAGGCTCCTTAAAAGTGGAATCTGTGGTATGAAATACACAAaggcaaattttaaaaaatgaacagcTCACACTAACGTTCCTGAAGAGCTGTCAACATCTGACTGTAAAATATTGTCAAATCATCCATATTTCACCTCACACATTCAGTGTGTACTGACAACACAGAATATTTTGTGGTTCATCAATATAGCTCATCCGTATTTCTAGTATTGACAATGCGTCAATACCCACCATCAGACGGTCAATATATTTACAGTTTGATAGTATTGTGGAACGTTTGAGCACCCCTTTAGGTCCTATAAAAAATAACCTCCTTGAATCTGTCATTGGAAATGCGTCGTGGAGGGTTTTGACGTTTCGTCCCCTTCCGTTGCGTCAAGTGTGAATAGaccttaattattttatttattttctcacaTCGTTGTTTGACAAAGGCTTTGATACCAGGCTCAGTTTCATTTTCGTGGTTTGAGCAAATTCTTGAATTTTCTATTTGACAATTTACAGTTCTGtggctgtcaaaaaaaaaaagttccgtaCAGTTGAGTAGAGATATCTCCAGCGCACTTTGTTTGAATACATTCAGTGAAGAGTTTGTTTTGGAATGCTTTGAAAATTCGACAATCCCCGAGTTATGTGAAGCAATGTGACACGAATGGGAAAAGGAGTGTTAGGACAATACAAAGCGTTAACATGCAGGGAATAGCGTTTGCTGTAATTGTGGCAATTGGCCTAGCAGCAGTTGCGTATTTTGCATCAGTACAGCGTCCTTTGACTCACGGTCCAGCTGACTCCAGTGATTATGAACCAAGAAATTCGTGGTTAGTAATTACTTTTTCGTTGTCATGAATTACAACTGTGTGTTTTGGAGTGAACAACTGTCATTCGTGTGCTTAGTTTCATTGTAATTGTACTACCATGTTAGATTGCGGTATGAATCATGCGAAATGTATTGTTTGCCTGGTTTCAACCAtagaaataaattttgtaaaacgTTAGAATCTGTGTTGTATGTATAACAGTTGCTTTGCCAGATTTCAGACAGGACAGTTTCCCTTACTTAGTCttagtttttgtttcttctgttaaATGAAACGAGTGATATTCTTATCTCCTTCATTATTACGTCCATAAGTTTGGGTTTTTTGAAACTATTGGAAATTTCGTACTAGGATGGTAAGTAATCTAAGAGGTTGAGTAGTTTGCGAATGATTATTTTTGACTTGACGCAAATTTAGTTCCTGATTTATTTGCTTTACAGTTGACGGCTTACTGAGTAATTTGATTCGTAGAAATCGTTAGCTGcgaagtttctgaattaaaattgcCAAATGTCAATGTATGGCTGCCTCAAATTTACGCTTTGGTTACGGGAATTTTAGTAAGCTCTAAGTTTTCTATTAGTTTGGCCTCTGACAATCCATTCACTGTTGACTTTTTTATGTAATATGATTTTACCTACTCAGTCAATACATTAAAACTTATCAGTCGATACATTAAAACTTAATCGGAAGCATCCACCTTTAATATATATTTGACTTACAGCCACTACAAGTGTCGTACCGAATTGAAGTTTATTCTCACACGCTGCCTGTTCAGTAATGATGAAATAAACATACTGCCTTAAGTACTGTTGTCCCAGTGACTAAATGAAAGTAGTTCCTTTTTTTCTGTGCAACTCAccctgcgctctctctctctctctctctctctctctctctgtgtgtgtgtgtgtgtgtgtgtgtgtgtgtgtgtgtgtgtgtgtgtgtgtgtgtgtgtgtaaggggggggaggggtaatGTGCTATATTTTACTTGGCTTACACTGCTCATTCTAGCAGTTgaacaaatatttcattatgttctTTCAATATTCATGTAGGACACCCCAGAGGGAATCAACTGGCTGTACACAGCagcgcaagaaaaagaagaaaaatacagtctGTCCAATATGTTTCGAGGAAATTGTACCAGGCCCCAAAGTAAGGGAACTACAATGTGACCATTGGCTCCATAATGAATGTGCAATGAGATGGTTCATGGAGGTGAGATCATAAATGAAGAGTATTCAGCCAGTTTCAATCTGTATTTGCTTAAATTTGACAGCAAATAATCAGTTTTAGGAATCATTACCATCCAACCGTATCtaatgtaaatgaaattttaaacgAATGTTGAGatcaagataaagaaaaaaaaattaaatcaacatTTTAGGTAGATTTTAGTATAGGGCTGCAAAATGCCATAAGAGTTACATGACGATTTTGGCCAAACTTCAAGGTGGCTTGAAATTGAAAGTAGTAGTACTGTTAATGTGAAATATTTGGGTTGGTCACACAACTTTTTGTATTTGTTAACAGTTTGAGgccatatctttcactgtttaagTGCTATGTGAGACCAGATTTGGCAACAACTTTGTGACTGCTTTAATTTTTGAACAAACAAGGTATAAATAGTGCCCTTTAATTGTTCTCTATGAGAAGTTACTTGTTAGCAATTCTACCAAAATATAGCAGTTGTTTCCGAGTATTCTAGAAACAGTGTGTCTGAGAATGACTGCTTGGATAAGTAGTACTTTTTTCAGTAAATTTGTATAAATCTAGTATAGACAAGTGGTAGCTTGAGCTCCTTTTTGAATCACAACCAAGTAATTAGCCATTTTTGAGGCAGTGAATGCACTTGTTAGTGTATGAGTATATTATGTCACTGTGTTGGGAAACGTATGTGTGGGTCATAGCAGTTTATTGCCACCTTTTATAGTAAAGTcttcaataaaaatgaaactgtTTTGTTCCCCAAGACAGCTTCAAAGCATTGTTGTAAAAGGGTGGCTAATTAAGATTAGTTTAGGATAGGTGATCTAAATGCTGGTGCTTATATACCAAATAGCTCAGTTTGTTGTTTGACTAAAGAGAATGCTATCAGGACTTTTTTGATAATTTTAAGAAAGACTGTAGTCTGAGtgaattccaacatgatcaaaCGAGACTTCTGCAGGTACACTCCAGTTATGCCTAGGAGCAGTTTTTGTAATCTGCTTTGATCGCTAATCCTTTTGCAAAAACAGATCATGCATTTGAAAGGGGCTTGATAGCTGAAAGCTCACAGAAAGTGTGCCCagtatgccagaatgagattcacaaGAAACTTTCTGTACTGTTGCCTTTCTGAAAGGTCTCAGATGCTGATGGTGATGAAAAAATTGAAATTGCAGTAATGGTCATTTCAGGTTTGTCATCCTCCAAAATGTCAATTTGAAAATATTTAGCCTTATGAAAtttaaagtgcaagattttgcaagtagaaaataaattttataGTCAGATCACAATATCTGATGTGCTTAAGACAGATACATTATACTGCAAATTAGTGATTAATAACAATGCTGATACTGTGTTGATTATCATTACCTGCTGAGGGAGTTGAAACAAAAAAAATGGGAGTAAATTCAAATGCTCAGAATTGTAAGTGTTAACACCCTCCAAAACATTAGCTCATACTGTGACTGGATTCTGAATTTACAGTTTCAAAcagaattgatttttacattagGGCATGTGTCAAATTGAGGAATGTGTTTTTCAGAGCttttcattgctttaattgtagaGTTGTTGTGAGCTAAGATGTGCTCTGACTTATCAAACTGCTGTGACTCCAGCCACTTTTTCATCTTTGGAAGCAGGTGATAATCACTAGATGAGAAAAcaaggctgtatggaggatgacaaAACAGAtcccattcatatatatatatatatatatatatatatatatataatataatggaaggaaacattccacgtgggaaattaaatatgtctgctt
This window contains:
- the LOC124709453 gene encoding probable E3 ubiquitin-protein ligase ATL44 isoform X1: MQGIAFAVIVAIGLAAVAYFASVQRPLTHGPADSSDYEPRNSWTPQRESTGCTQQRKKKKKNTVCPICFEEIVPGPKVRELQCDHWLHNECAMRWFMEKRVCPLCKKPA
- the LOC124709453 gene encoding uncharacterized protein LOC124709453 isoform X2 — protein: MQGIAFAVIVAIGLAAVAYFASVQRPLTHGPADSSDYEPRNSWTPQRESTGCTQQRKKKKKNTVCPICFEEIVPGPKKRVCPLCKKPA